The DNA region ATACTCACGAAGAAAACTCCACTTTAAGAGAAATTATATAGTAGGAGGTAAATtgaccttttttttttccgatgtctatatacatttgtttataaacaaacataatcctgttgttttttgttgtctttTCACTGAACgacaataaaaaacaaatacaaagCATGCTTTTCACGTCTAAAGGATCCATACAATAAAAATGCGCTCACTACCTGAGTAGGTAGTAAAGGCTTActgaaagaaaacgaagTATCATGCAATCGTTTATGGATATATGTACAAATAAACTatgtaaaaatatgttCCCTATAAAAATGATGTTCTTCTGGgacgttttctttttcccaCAAATCTCGTTGAGACTTGAACCAGTCTGGCAATTCAGAATCACTAGGTATCCTTATTTTGACACTGTCTTTCCCTCTTGCTTTATAATAACCATAATCCccgttttcctttttattgAATGCTAATCTATATCTATGGCCAAAAATCCCGAGATCCGAAgacgttttcttcaaatcatctGTCAAGATTCCGCTAATCTGCGAtactttattatttttcaccttGGTTTCTATCTGATTTATTAACGTCAGAAGCCGCTGAGGCACTTCAGGTTCCTTGCAGAggtcatcttcattgacTTTAATTAGTTTACCTGAATTGGCCTTGTACTCTATTGAgtgtgttttattattgttttcaagGGACAGCCTTTCAGTGTTTTTGCTGGCGGTGGTGGTCTTGTTACACTTTTCCTGCTCTATATTAATACTAATTATTTCTAAAAAAGTTTCCGCGAAataatttctatttttacCTGAAAATAGCCTGTATTCATTTATTATTGATGCGATATTCCATTTCTGAATTTTTCGAAGTATCCCTATAACCAATGCAGTCTTGTCCACCAGTAAAACGCTGTAATTATCAATATTTAATAATGTTTTGAACGTTCTTTTTAAGCATGTGCTCTTGATTAACATTAAGTCATCATTGTCTGACAAATGATACGACACTTCGTCTCGAATCATAGGATCTGTTCTAGAATTTTGGAATGCTCTTGAATTTtctgtcttctttttatccAGTAGTGACTGATTACTATCGTTGTTTGGATACAAATTCTCATTGGGTGCTGGAGAGCTTTTTACCGGaactgctgctgctgagAAATCGGACATTCTCAAAACGATCCATTTGATAGATGACCTCGTGAAGAAAtccttgaagaatttaGATGGCTCCTGGCCTCCAATGAATATAACAGTCTTTAAATTTAGagtttccaaaaaggaTAAATTTAACGTTTCCACTTTAGAGCACCTATATATTCCCTCTTCGGCTATACCAAAGTTAGCAGGGGGCACTAACATGTTGAACCTAGCTTGTAAAAGAGCACTAGTGTGATGGGGCCGTGCTGGCTTACGATCAAGAGTCTCTGGCTTTTGGCTACTCTTTACTTCATGTACCTTTTTCTGCATATTCTCAAAGGATTtcaattgaaaagagataTCTCGCATGTTATTACCCggatgttttcaaattgggGTATAAGGTTCTCGCTCCGTCTTATTTAGGAAAAGTGAATATGCATGTCAGACATATATGGCGATCACTGCCGTTCCATTCAGTGCGAAGAAGCTTGAATACAAATGTACAAGCTAGATAACTAATGGGGTAGAGGCAAAACGAATTGACGTTTAGTTTTACACAAGTAAATGATTTTTGCCCTAAATTTTATAGGTATTTGATTTATGAATGTTCAACAGTAGAAGGTTTACAGCTGTTATAAGTTTTGTGGCTTATTTaggaatttttttgcagCTGGACCTCATATTTTACACCGTCAAACCACGCCATTGGTCGACTATTGACTAATCTGCAATACAATTGCGATAGATAACGCAAAGCACCACTCGTGCAAATAGAAATCGAAGCTTTGTGCCAAGAGggaatttttatttcatcaatTCTCCTCACAATTCAACCAAAATCATAGCAATACTTGCGTTTAGGTCTCAGGTGTCCTCGTGTCTCTCATCTTTGCCCTCGTCTTGTTATATGGCCTATATTATGAATTTATCATAGAGCTGTTAAAGGAATATTTCTGCTCCTCTTTGAAACATTCGAACCAGCATTCCGCAAGTAACGCATCTTCTGGAAATACCTATAATCTCAAAAAGGCGTTCCCAATCCTAGTATAGCACGATATATGAGAAGGGAAAGTGCTTCTTTTCCGCATTacaaatttgtttttccttcgAGAATTAGATCAAAAAGTGGAACAAATACATATTTTCACCTTCATGcagatattttctttgcctATATATTGAATGAAGACGATACTGCTTATATTGGAACACTACACCCTTTAACGAGCCATCAGTACTCCGTATTTGCTAATTGCACAAAAGTAATGTATAAAGAAACATCCATACTCTGTATCTTCTTAGAACATTCATATAAAGTACCATCATGTCAGTTTGTAGGTCTTCCGCTCACCAGATACTTTGAGCTGGTTAGAAATATAAAACCTTCTtgaaaattaaagaaactTCTACCGCTTCCAAAACTGCCACCTTTAAATACAGTAACACCTTTTTAAATTATTCTATTACTAGAGCAAACGGTGTCTTGATTATGCGGATATCATTTCCAAAGCCCGATACACAAGACTCTCACTTATACTTTTAACACCATATAACAGGGGAATAACATTATCTCCATTGCCTCCAGATCCACATCTTTTTTGTTCGACTTCAACAATGGCTCGGATGTGTTCCTGATCCGtgtttctctttcttctagtGCAGGAGTAGGTTCAGCGCTGGTCTCATCAAAGCCCTCCACCAAAGCTAATGAATTATGTGAAACAAGGGTGCCCATTTCCACCACCACTACTATCTCTTTTCGACTATATTACAAAAATACTTCCTAAACTAATCAAGTTGTTGTAGACCAAGAGAAGATCATCTAATAAAGTGCTATTCAAAGGGACCTCAGGTATACTGTATCGGATAAATGGTATGGTATGTCTCACTTTTcgaattttcaaatcaaaaattgcCAACAATTGTTTCACTTTGTTGAAATCTCAATAGAAGATATTATGTCCCAAGGGCTAGGGGCGTACTTCTATAATTCGGAAAGAAATAGAGCTCTTCTTGCAGACTCTCCGAGGATACCGATCTTTTCTGACAGCAGGTTTCTGATATCTTCCTATATACGTCAAGCCCCCAGCCCCAGTTTTCTTAGGGATTTATCAACGCTCAACAGTGCGTGGAATTTGTGCAAACCATTctctatatacatacgCTActtatatttttcaagagcaCTTTGTGGTCgtttgtttctttctaCTATTTCGCGATAGTACTATAGTATATCGTGTAGTATCTGAGCTGCGTACATTTCTTGCCTTGCCGTTTCTGCTGCCATACAGCCCAACCACGCCAGCAAATTTAGGGGAAATTTTCAGCTTATCTCCTTTTTTGGATATATTTGTGGTTTGTTgattattgttgttgttgttgttgttgttgtttattgattgttgtttattgattgttgtttatttgtttgatcttttttcatctcCGCTTCGGACAAAAAAAGCGAGCAGTCCAGGACATAACGTAAACACAGAACAATAAAGTGTAGACAAATTCAAGTTCAATGTTGGTGCTAAAGATACCATAAAATCGGATATACCGTGTAGATTATTCCACATTTATGCGTGTACTGAGTCTGTTTATACTCAAATGGACAATTAGTGCCCGAAAAGTCTAAATTCGGATAAGTTTTACAAATGCACTCGATAAAAAAAGCTACATACATTACCCATTCTTAAGTAGAAGAATAGGTTTGCACTCTTGACAGCCAACTGACATAAAATGTACATACGATTGAAATTCAATTCTAAAATTAATAAGATAGTACTGCCCCTAAGAAGCTCATAATTAAATGAGTATTGGTAGGTTTAAGTCGCCAATATAATTATTTTGTAGAATGAAACGAAAATTAAATACGGACCAGTCATGTAAGACGTATTCAGGGGGAATGGGATGTCGATAAATTCCTTTATTCTATTCAAGTATATGGGCCCTATCTCAGATTATTGATCAATGAGATATATCATGAGTTCGCAATTACCTAATTAGTTGTATGCACACACAACATCCTTTATTGAGTATTCTAcatgtttgaaaaatacatgtgaaaaattacatttaagaaaaatttaGGACATCAGGCTTTGAAATAGCCACAAGATATTGTTTCAGGTCGATCGAGGTTTGAAAACACGTTTGgccttgaaaaaactaaatGATCAAAACATCGATTGATGGAAAAGTCGCAGTCAGACAACTGAATAATtgccaatgaaaaaatacattGAATCATGTAGTTGTATATGAAGATAGTGCCACATTATTTTTAAGCTCCCAGATACATTATGTTAACCTTctattttatatacttgATGTGAAATAATACTACAGTACTCCCAAAGTGTCGTTTTGTATAAACTTTGTTACAAAGTATAATACTCCAAacagttttctttattgtttcATATGTGAAAAAACCTAGCACGTATACACAATATTTAAACAGAAAGTATTGGTAATCTAGAATGTCGAGACGTATCATACTTACAGTCCCTCAATTTGAATAATCTAGAAGCGATTCTACAGCGATTTGCTAATTGAACGGCCTTTATGAAACTAACAAGCCTCATGAAGAATTGGTTGTAGAATAGATCATACTTTCACCATACACTGATAATGTCATTACGATTTTCCTGAATTAGGTCAAGTAAAGTATCAGTAATATAATTATTCCAATATTTACATTAAAATACGGTGATAAATAGATACGTATTTTAATTTTCAATGTTTCTCTAAAGCTTCAATATCCAacatatatttttaattctCTGAGGCATCCTATTAgcgttttatttttgttgtcTGCCATGATTGAATACTAACATAATTAAATATTGCTAAATGTgcgcaaaaaaataaaacccATATACCGCGCTCGaaatgtaaacaaaaagttttctttccattCTCTCTAAAATATCAAACTGTACGAGTTTACCCTTCGGATAGGCGCCTACTTGAAGTACACACTCCCAATCTAAATTAGTATATGCTCTGCAGGCATAAAATATTAGAAATTACTTACTCTTTTGAGATGGGATATCTGATTAGTGATAACTTTTGTAACTGTTGGTCTTAATAATTCACATCGACCATTTATtatgctttgaaaaaagaatactcTTGGAAAACATGCTCTCTGTTATGCTAGGaaaaaatgtaaacaaaagGTTACAAATTGGTCGTCTTGTTCAAGAAGGTAGGCCAGGACATTATCTATCAGTACAAACATCTTAGTAGTGTCTGAGGAGAGGGTTGATTGTTTAtgtatttttgtttatgtatatgtgtatatatatatatatatatatattctacacagatatatacatatttgtttttcgggctcattctttcttctttgccaGAGGCTCACCGCTCAAGAGGTCCGCTAATTCTGGAGCgattgttattgttttttcttttcttcttctattcGAAACccagtttttgatttgaatgcGAGATAAACTGGTATTCTTCATTAGATTCTCTAGGCCCTTGGTATCTAGATATGGGTTCTCGATGTTCTTTGCAAACCAACTTTCTAGTATTCggacattttcttttgtaaacCGGTGTCCTCTGTAAGGTTTAGTACTTTTGTTTATCATATCTTGAGTTACCACATTAAATACCAACCCATCCGCcgatttatttttctgtGTAAGTTGATAATTACTTCTATCGTTTTCTATGCTGCGCATTTCTTTGAGTAATACAGTAATGGTAGTAGTGAGTTGAGATGTTGTTTGCAACAACTTCTTCTCCTCATCACTAATCTTACGGTTTTTGTTGGCCCTAGATAAGAATCCTAATATATCCCTTaattcaacttcttcttctgttgTTACACTCTCTGGTAACTTAGGTAAATTACAGCAAATAGAAAAGagctttttattatttatttttgtagATTCGGGAAAACTCTATAAAACTGACAGCAGGAAAAGTGAAACAATACATCTCCTTGAaccaaagaagagcaagaaagaCAACATGGACGATATTTATAGTATAGCTGAGAACATAAACAAAGCTCTGTTTAAAATTTTAGGTACTGAGATTGATGAAATCAATCTCAATACTAATAATCTTTATAAAGTATGTTCAATAATTCGAAATCAAGTTTAAACAACTACTAACAACAGTTTAGTTTGTACTGGAAAGTAATTTGACAAAAGAAGACCAACGCACCCtacaaaagaatatttctAACAATAGGTTAGAAATATATCACGGcatcaagaaagaaaagaatcacaaaggaaaatcttcaatatcACCTCAAGCACGGGCATTTCTAGAACAGGTTttcaagagaaaacaaagtcttaattccaaagaaaaagaagaagtagcAAAGAAGTGTGGCATTACGCCACTCCAAGTAAGAGTCTGGGTATGTAAAATGTGAATCGACCataaatattctttataCTAACACGTTACAGTTCATAAATAAACGTATGAGATCTAAATAAATTCGTTTTCAATGATTAAAATGCATATTCGcggttttcttttagctTCAGCTTTCCGCAACAGTATAATTTTATAAACCCtggttttggttttgtagAGTGGTTGACGAATAATTATGCTGAAGTACGTGGTGACGGATATTGGGAAGATGTGTTTGTACATTTGGCCTTATAGAGTGTGGTCGTGGCGGAGGTTGTTTATCTTTCGAGTACTGAATGTCGTCAGTATATCTATCCTATTTACAAATCCCCATTCTCTTGCCCTTGCTTTTAatgtttgtttatataaTCCTATTGCTATGTGTTTATGTTTATACATCTACAATATAACATAGGCGAAAATGTGCGGTTGACTAGTATCAGAAGACATTCTCAAGATTACCAAagtattcaaaagaatttaAAAGGCTATTCCAATATGTAAATATAGAATATGTCGTCTGTTAGTGAATATTAAAAGTTACTATCGATTATACGGGAAAAATAAATCGTATCTAGTGATGTTATATTGTTATAGTACTTGTATAAACTAATTTATATTCAGTCACATTACAAACTCAATGTAACTTCGAAGtaaattcatcaaaaacTACAGTTACAGAATTTATAAACgataaagtttttcttttgtgttTAATTTAGTTAACGGTTGCTTGTATACATAGCCACTATTattttactattttttgaGTCATTACGTCAAaaccaataataatatgcaagaaaaaaaacgataaaCAGTCATTCGTCGTGCTTTTGGAAGGAAACTGTACGCTTTGAGATATCATAAAGCCTCTACTGTTATGAGCTCAGTTGGCCTTTCCTGGGTAGGTTATGCATCATAAATTAaaattgcttttcttttttttatcatgtGCACCCCAACGCTTACCGCCTTAATAACAAGCCATTATCTGTGGAATATATCGCCTCAGGTGTGGACGCGGTTAATTTCTGATTTTTAAACCATAAGTGACAGCAAATGCTTGTTGCAGTGACATTTTCATATGACTTAAAAAGCAATTTTACGGGCCACGAGCCCGTTCGGCTCTTTCGCGCGAAATTTCCAGATAGAGTTGTACGCAGACCGTTAATTTCGCCAGCTTTTTGGAGCGGGTAATCCCACTGAATATGGTCACACAAGCATCATCTGATCATTACGTATTATTTGCGGAATGCAATTGCGAGTTTCAATATGTTGTGCATACTTAATGGCTTAAATACGTGGAACAGTGTAAACACCAAAAGCCCATCATGGCTTGAAAGACAATATGCCATATACGGAATAAGTTCAACGGCGTCTACTATCTTCTTTTGGCTTCTCTTTCCAAGGTGTCGAGTAGTCATGATTTTGTAGAGGTAAGTGAGTGCAGTTCATATGAAGTACCACACATGTTTATTATCCACAATATAAAGCATGTTCAAGATTGGCAGCTGTCTTTAAAGAGAATTGCGGTTTGGTTTACTACTGTTTGAagtcttttgaaagatatgGAGATAGCTTGCAGAACGGTTTGGAAATTGTTTGCCGATGCCCGGATGGAAAATAGAAACGCTTGTGATTCTGGGGCCATTTTGTGCAAGCGTTGATCTTTGAATTGTATGGGTCTATTTTAGCCAAACTAGGGTAATGCTCTCaggaaatggaaaaggCATTGCCAGCACTAGTATATCTGCTGAACGACAAGACCCAGAGAACAAAAGTTTGGTGCATTATGATATACCAATTTCTATTATTGTAGCCAGGAaggtatatatatcattGTGTTTCGGGTCATTACCACGCGAAACAGGCGGGTATGTATAGACCGTAAACTTTGCAATGATATTCAATAAAACCAGGAGAGAATCTCAACTTGTGCGTATGATATGTCTGAAGCTCGGTTACATTAATTTAGAGTCAAGCCATGTTGTGAGAAGCAGCGTAGGAGTATGGTATTATGTGCGTGAGGTTCACTGCGATGTAGTTTAGCGTGGATGGCACTAGCTTATGAAAATGTTTAGGAGAGGGTTACTAGTCGATGGAAACAGGGTATGGTAAAGAAAGGCAGTATTATTATAAGATCCGAGAAACATGTTTCTAATGGATATATGGGGTACATATCTTACCTTGAAAGCATATGGGCCCGTATAAATGTGATGCTGGTGTATAGCGTAGAACATGGTTTTCATTCGAAGTCTTGCCACTTTCTGAGACGCATATTACTGATAGCTTTATGGAAAACCCTACTTCTGGCTTTCCATATTAGCGGCAAGCAAATTCGCCCATTCCGGCTATGAAGGTACCGCTGCTGCAATGAAATACAATATAAAACAGCGTAATTTACCTTAACAGCGGCTGTCCCAGACACAAAGAGTAGACATTTTGAGAGTATTAATGGTCTATATCGGTGTGCCGACGGTTTAAGAGGTCCTTATAGTC from Saccharomyces eubayanus strain FM1318 chromosome III, whole genome shotgun sequence includes:
- the OCA4 gene encoding Oca4p, which gives rise to MRDISFQLKSFENMQKKVHEVKSSQKPETLDRKPARPHHTSALLQARFNMLVPPANFGIAEEGIYRCSKVETLNLSFLETLNLKTVIFIGGQEPSKFFKDFFTRSSIKWIVLRMSDFSAAAVPVKSSPAPNENLYPNNDSNQSLLDKKKTENSRAFQNSRTDPMIRDEVSYHLSDNDDLMLIKSTCLKRTFKTLLNIDNYSVLLVDKTALVIGILRKIQKWNIASIINEYRLFSGKNRNYFAETFLEIISINIEQEKCNKTTTASKNTERLSLENNNKTHSIEYKANSGKLIKVNEDDLCKEPEVPQRLLTLINQIETKVKNNKVSQISGILTDDLKKTSSDLGIFGHRYRLAFNKKENGDYGYYKARGKDSVKIRIPSDSELPDWFKSQRDLWEKENVPEEHHFYREHIFT
- the HMRA2 gene encoding homeodomain mating type protein a2, with amino-acid sequence MRSIENDRSNYQLTQKNKSADGLVFNVVTQDMINKSTKPYRGHRFTKENVRILESWFAKNIENPYLDTKGLENLMKNTSLSRIQIKNWVSNRRRKEKTITIAPELADLLSGEPLAKKKE